A window from Chroicocephalus ridibundus chromosome 11, bChrRid1.1, whole genome shotgun sequence encodes these proteins:
- the C11H5orf58 gene encoding putative uncharacterized protein C5orf58 homolog: protein MCEESRAERMGEERAQGSGSLALAGDLNAKLLSGGKRDLDKESTLNVFKNAAADRQFDLEAAIKNVEKMSNELKKLNVESQLLLCDLILNFSHPVKAKDLREAEEKTWSLTD, encoded by the exons ATGTGCGAGGAGAGCAGAGCGGAGAGAATGGGGGAAGAGCGAGCCCAGGGATCTG GATCTTTGGCCCTGGCTGGTGACCTCAATGCAAAGCTACTGTCTGGAGGGAAGAGAGACTTGGACAAAGAATCTACGTTAAAT GTGttcaaaaatgctgctgctgatcGGCAGTTTGACCTTGAAGCTGCCATTAAAAATGTTGAGAAAATGTCCAATGAGCTGAAGAAACTAAACG TGGAAagccagctgctgctttgtgaCCTTATTTTGAATTTCAGCCATCCTGTGAAGGCCAAAGATttaagagaagctgaagaaaaaacttGGAGTTTGACAGATTAA
- the LCP2 gene encoding lymphocyte cytosolic protein 2, with the protein MDLRNIPHRSDVLAWNPDDLAEYFRTLKYKDCEKVVRKHSINGQRFLNMSENDIQKFPKLRVPIVSKLSQEINRNEGRLSFFPKWAQTQKCPDNPGYGQEDGGWSSFDEDDDYESPDDDQEKEDEADYESPTEEPEEAEHDSDGYEPPPSNNDEAHHNVIFPAKSLANNTDYIDRPPTSRSSHQPPVPPQRPGLCPAPASFGGRCASLPAFPPPPSNNDLSRDRNIKPLKPPAPSIDRSTKPPLDRLAPPFERESPVSGRKPGFPEKPLTSQLRSLGEQLAMMPKPPVPPSDRYERGNPPPLRKQTPVKQSWPPHKKNEEEDDTAPQRPVPQISLPPYSSNTFPSKSVKPPPKPGSSSMPAVESTCRNLSSSGSLPPRLHPGNNSRSPSRGAADIRPPLPIPSRQTVHQTNMEEDEDSLNEEWYVAYVSRPEAEAALRKINKDGTFLVRDSSRKTATHPYVLMVLYRDKVYNIQIRYQEENHIYLLGTGLKGKEDFSSVADIIDYFQRTPLLLIDGKDRGSRNQCILKYAAGHI; encoded by the exons ATGGATTTGCGAAACATTCCCCACCGTTCAGACGTGCTTGCGTGGAACCCAGATGACTTAGCAGAATATTTTAGGACG CTGAAGTATAAGGACTGTGAGAAAGTCGTCAGAAAGCACAGCATAAATGGACAAAGGTTTTTG AACATGTCTGAAAATGATATTCAGAAATTTCCCAAACTCAGAGTGCC aattgTAAGTAAATTAAGTCAAGAAATCAACAGAAATGAAGGCAGGCtatctttctttccaaaatg GGCCCAAACACAAAAATGTCCTGACAATCCAG GATACGGTCAAGAAGACGGTGGCTGGTCTTCATTT GATGAAGATGATGACTACGAAAGCCCGGATGATGACCAGGAAAAGGAAGATGAGGCTGACTATGAATCACCAACAGAAGAACCTGAGGAAGCAGAACATGACAGTGATGGCTATGAGCCGCCTCCATCCAATAACGATGAAGCACACCACAACGTCATATTTCCTGCCAAGTCACTTGCAAACAACACAGATTATATAG acaGACCTCCAACAAGTAGATCATCACATCAGCCTCCAGTACCACCCCAGCGACCTGGCCTGtgcccagcaccagcctcatTTGGGGGAAGATGTGCTTCT ctgccagcttttcctcctcCACCAAGCAACAATGACTTGAGTAGAGACAGAAATATCAAGCCTTTGAAAC CCCCCGCTCCTTCTATAGACAGAAGCACGAAACCCCCACTGGATCGCCTTGCTCCACCATTTGAAAGAGAAAGCCCAGTGTCAG GGAGGAAGCCAGGCTTTCCTGAAAAG CCTCTGACTTCGCAGCTAAG GTCCCTGGGGGAACAGCTAGCAATGATGCCAAAACCTCCTGTCCCACCAAGTGACAGATACGAAAGAGGCAATCCACCTCCTCTAAGGAAGCAAACCCCTGTAAA GCAGAGTTGgccaccacacaaaaaaaatgaa GAAGAAGACGACA CCGCACCCCAAAGACCAGTGCCACAGATATCTTTGCCCCCGTACAGCTCCAACACATTCCCTTCCAAATCTGTCAAGCCTCCACCTAAGCCAGGATCCAGCAGTATGCCTGCTGTAGAAAG cacttgtaGAAACCTGTCTTCAAGCGGCTCACTACCACCACGCTTACATCCAG GCAACAACAGCAGATCTCCTTCAAGAGGTGCAGCTGATATAAGACCCCCGTTGCCAATTCCTAGCAGACAGACCGTTCACCAAACAAACATGGAGGAAGATGAG GACTCGCTAAATGAGGAATGGTACGTTGCTTATGTAAGCCGgccagaagcagaagcagctcttcGAAAAATAAACAAG gaTGGAACTTTCTTGGTAAGAGACAGCTCAAGAAAAACTGCTACTCATCCATATGTACTGATGGTGCTGTACAGAGATAAAGTATACAACATCCAGATTCGCTACCAGGAGGAAAATCACATATATTTGTTAGGAACCGGCTTAAAAGGAAAAGAG gatttttcttctgtagcagATATCATTGATTACTTCCAAAGAACACCTCTTCTTCTCATTGATGGAAAAGACAGAGGTTCAAGAAACCAGTGCATATTAAAGTATGCTGCAGGACATATTTAA